In Chloroflexota bacterium, the genomic stretch GCCGGCGTAGGCAAACCCGCCGCGATCGAATACCACCCGCGACACCTTCAGCGCCTTGGCGCGCTCGGCGATGGCGCGACCCACGCCGCTCGCCTGCTCCCGCCGCGATCCGTCAGCCGCGTCGGACTCAAGCGTCGAGGCGGCGGCAAGCGTGACACCGCGGGCGTCGTCGATCACCTGGGCGTAGGTGTGCTTCAAGCTGCGAAATACGGCCAGGCGCGGACGCTCCGCCGTGCCGCGAACCCGGGCCCGCAGGCGTTGATGGCGCCGCAACCGGCTGGCGCGCCGTGAGTGCGTCGCCATCAGGCCGTCGCCAATCCGGCAGCGGTCTTGCCGGGCTTCTGCCTGACGTACTCGCCGGCATAGCGGACGCCTTTGCCTTTGTAGGGATCGGCCGGGCGCATCGCCCGAATCTCCGCGGCAATCTGGCCCACGGCCTCCTTGTCGATCCCCTCGACCACGATGCGCGTCGGATCCGGCACCTGAATGTCCACGCCCTCCGGGGGCTTGATCACTTGCGGATGCGAGAACCCCAACTGCAAATCGAGTGCGCGGCCTTGAAGCGAGGCGCGATATCCAGTGCCTTGAATCTCGAGGCGCTTCTGAAAGCCTTCGGTGACGCCGGTCACCATGTTGGCGAGCAGCTGGCGCGTCAAGCCGTGCAGCGCCCGCTGCTTGCGCTCGTCGTTCGGTCGCGTCACCTGCACCAGGCCGTCGGCCGCGGTGATGGTCATGGACGCCGGCAGCGCACGCGCCAGCGAGCCCTTCGGCCCCTTGACTTCAACCGCATTGCCGTCGCCGACGTTGACCGTGACCCCGGCGGGGATTGGGACGGGAAGCTGGCCGATGCGTGACATGACGTTGGCTACCAGACGAAGGCGAGCACTTCGCCGCCGAGTCGGCGCCGTCGCGCCTCGCTGCCGGTCATCAATCCGCTGGACGTCGAAACCAAGGCCACGCCGATGCCGCCCATCACGCGCGGGATTTCGCGGGCGCGGGTGTAGACGCGCAGGCCCGGGCGGCTCACGCGCTTCGAGCCTCGCAGCAGCGGCTCGTCGTTTGCGTCGTACCGCAGGTCGATTTCAATTGACGCCCGCGGCGATTCCTCGACCACGGAAAACCCGGCGATAAAGCCCTCATCGCGCAGCAATTTCGCGATGCCTTCCTTGAGCCCCGAATGCGGCACCCGCACTTTGCGGTGGCGCGCCGTCACGGCGTTGCGCATCCGCGTCAGCATGTCGGCAATGGGATCAGTCATCGCGTCCTACCAGCTCGACTTCGTCACGCCGGGAATCTCGCCCTGCGCCGCCAGGGTGCGAAAACAGATTCGACAGAGGTCGAACCGCCGCATGTAGGCCCGCGGTCGGCCGCACAGGACGCAACGATTGCGGTAGCGCACCTTGTAGCGAAGCTTGCGGCCGCGCAGCGAACGCTCGTCGAAGTTCGGCGAATTGAACGCGTTGCGCTCCCGCTCCCATTTCACGATTTTGCACTTCTTGGCCATGCAGACTCCTAGATGGCTTCTTCGCGTTCGAACGGCAAACCGATGGCCTCCAGCAACCGCCGCGCGTGCGCATCGGTTTGCGCGCTGGTGACCAGGGTGACCTCCAGACCGCGAATCTGGTCGATCGAGTCGTAGTCGATCTCGGGGAAGACCAGCTGCTCGGGCAGGCCGATCGAGTAGTTGCCGCGCCCATCGAAAGCGCGCAGCGACAGGCCGCGAAAGTCGCGCAGCCGCGGCAGCGCCAGGTTGATCAACCGGTCCAGGAACTCATACATCCGCCGGCCGCGCAGCGTGGTTTTCACGCCCACGCGCTGGCCCGCGCGCAGCCGAAAGGCCGCCACGCTCCGCCGCGCCCGCGTCACGATGGGTCGCTGGCCCGTGGCCGCGGCGATATCGCGCACCGTGTGGTCCACGATCGCGTCGTTGCTCAGCGCCGCGCCGATGCCGACATTCACCACGACCTTCTCCAGCCGCGGCACCTCGTGGAGGTTGCCGAGCCCAAGGTCCCGTTGCAATTCGGGGCGAATCGACTCTCGATATCGGTCAAGCAAGCGTGCCATCACTCGTCCAGTGGTTCGTTGCAGCTCTTGCAGTGGCGGATTCGCGCCCCGCGACGGCCCACACGAATTCCAATCCGGGAACGCGTGTCGCAATGCTGGCACACCAGCATGACGTTCGAGGCGTCGAGCGGGGCGTTGAACTCAATGATACCGGCCCGCTGCCCAATGGCACGCGGCTTGGTGTGCCGCTTCCGCACATTAATGGCTTCGACCACGAGCTGACCCGTCTCCGGCACGACGCGTTCGACGACGCCCTGGCGGCCCTTGTCACGCCCGGAGAGCACCTCGACGGTGTCACCCTTGCGGAGCCGAAATCGGTGCGTGCCGGCCATGCTCAGAGCACCTCGGGCGCCAGCGACACGATGCGCATGAAGCGCCGTTCGCGCAGCTCGCGCGCCACCGGGCCGAAAATGCGTGTGCCGCGCGGCGCCGTACCGTCCAGGACGACGGCCGCGTTATCGTCGAATCGAATTCGCGATCCGTCGACGCGTCGGTATTCCTTCGCCACGCGCACGACCACCGCCTGCACCACGCTGCCCTTCGGCACGGGGCTGTTGGGCGCGGCCTGCTTGACGCTGGCCACCACGATGTCGCCCACGCCGGCGTACTTGCGGCCGGAACCGCCGAGCACGCGGATGCACATGATCTCGCGCGCACCGCTGTTGTCGGCGACCTTGAGTCGGCTCTGTTGCTGAACCATGGCGTTAGCGAGCTTCACTTTCCGGTGCGTCGGCCGCGACATCCGCCTCGGCTTCAGCCGATGCGTCCGTAGCCGCCTCGACCTCAGTCTCGATATTGGTATCGGCTGGCGCCTCAGCGGCCGCCTCAACGTCGTCTTCGGGCTCTGCATCAACCACCTGCGCGGCCTCGCTGGCGGCCTCCACGGCGGCCTGCTCTTCCTCGGTCAGCGTGGCGCGATTCACGATGCGCGTGAGCCGCCAGCGTTTGCGGCGGCTATAGGGCCGCGACGAAACGATCTCCACCACGTCGCCGACGTCGCACGCGTTTTCGGCGTCGTGCGCCAGCAGCTTTCGCCGCACGCGGACCGGCTTGCGGTACAGCGGGTGCCGGCGCACGGCCTCCACCTGGACCGAGATGGTCTTGTCAGTTCGGTTGCTCACCACGGTCCCGACGCGCCGCTGGCGCCGCTGGTCGTCCGGGTCCATCACGCGTCCTCTTCCACGGCGACGGCGCCAACAAGCTCGCGCTCGCGCTGCACGGTCATGATCTGCGCAATGTCGCGCCGCAGCTCGCGCAGCCGCGAGGTCGCGGTGAGCTGCAGCGTCGCATGCTGCAGGCGCAGCCTGAACAGCTCTTCCTTCGCCTCTCGGCGTCGGGTTTCCAGGGCATCGGGATCGAGCGCCCGGATCTCTGCCAAATCAGCCAACGACGACCTCGCGATTTCGGGTGATGACGCGAGTCGCCACGGAAATCTTGTGCGACGCGAGTCGCATGGCCTCGCGGCCGAGCTCTTCATCAATGCCCGCGATTTCAAACAGCACACGACCGGGCTTCACCACGGCCACCCAGTGGTCCACGTTGCCCTTGCCGCTCCCCATGCGCGTCTCGGCCGGCTTGGAGCTCACCGGCTTGTCCGGAAAGAGCCGAATCCACACCTGGCCGCCGCGGTGGATGGCGTGGGTGATGGCGCGTCGGCCCGCCTCGATCTCGCGGCTGTCGACCCAGCCGGCGCTGAGCGCCTGCAGCCCGACTTCGCCGAATTGCAGGTCGTTGCCGCGCGCGGCGCGGCCGCGCCGCCGGCCGCGGTGCGCCTTGCGAAACTTGGTGCGCTTGGGCATCAACATGGTGCTAGTTGCCTCTCGGGGCGCGTCGACCGCCCATCCCTGTCCGGCCCACGC encodes the following:
- the rpsH gene encoding 30S ribosomal protein S8 encodes the protein MTDPIADMLTRMRNAVTARHRKVRVPHSGLKEGIAKLLRDEGFIAGFSVVEESPRASIEIDLRYDANDEPLLRGSKRVSRPGLRVYTRAREIPRVMGGIGVALVSTSSGLMTGSEARRRRLGGEVLAFVW
- the rplF gene encoding 50S ribosomal protein L6 — protein: MSRIGQLPVPIPAGVTVNVGDGNAVEVKGPKGSLARALPASMTITAADGLVQVTRPNDERKQRALHGLTRQLLANMVTGVTEGFQKRLEIQGTGYRASLQGRALDLQLGFSHPQVIKPPEGVDIQVPDPTRIVVEGIDKEAVGQIAAEIRAMRPADPYKGKGVRYAGEYVRQKPGKTAAGLATA
- the rplX gene encoding 50S ribosomal protein L24 — encoded protein: MAGTHRFRLRKGDTVEVLSGRDKGRQGVVERVVPETGQLVVEAINVRKRHTKPRAIGQRAGIIEFNAPLDASNVMLVCQHCDTRSRIGIRVGRRGARIRHCKSCNEPLDE
- the rpmC gene encoding 50S ribosomal protein L29 produces the protein MAEIRALDPDALETRRREAKEELFRLRLQHATLQLTATSRLRELRRDIAQIMTVQRERELVGAVAVEEDA
- a CDS encoding type Z 30S ribosomal protein S14, which gives rise to MAKKCKIVKWERERNAFNSPNFDERSLRGRKLRYKVRYRNRCVLCGRPRAYMRRFDLCRICFRTLAAQGEIPGVTKSSW
- the rplE gene encoding 50S ribosomal protein L5; translation: MARLLDRYRESIRPELQRDLGLGNLHEVPRLEKVVVNVGIGAALSNDAIVDHTVRDIAAATGQRPIVTRARRSVAAFRLRAGQRVGVKTTLRGRRMYEFLDRLINLALPRLRDFRGLSLRAFDGRGNYSIGLPEQLVFPEIDYDSIDQIRGLEVTLVTSAQTDAHARRLLEAIGLPFEREEAI
- the rplR gene encoding 50S ribosomal protein L18, whose amino-acid sequence is MATHSRRASRLRRHQRLRARVRGTAERPRLAVFRSLKHTYAQVIDDARGVTLAAASTLESDAADGSRREQASGVGRAIAERAKALKVSRVVFDRGGFAYAGRVKAVADAARADGLEF
- the rplN gene encoding 50S ribosomal protein L14; translation: MVQQQSRLKVADNSGAREIMCIRVLGGSGRKYAGVGDIVVASVKQAAPNSPVPKGSVVQAVVVRVAKEYRRVDGSRIRFDDNAAVVLDGTAPRGTRIFGPVARELRERRFMRIVSLAPEVL
- the rplP gene encoding 50S ribosomal protein L16, whose product is MLMPKRTKFRKAHRGRRRGRAARGNDLQFGEVGLQALSAGWVDSREIEAGRRAITHAIHRGGQVWIRLFPDKPVSSKPAETRMGSGKGNVDHWVAVVKPGRVLFEIAGIDEELGREAMRLASHKISVATRVITRNREVVVG